Proteins encoded in a region of the Flammeovirga yaeyamensis genome:
- a CDS encoding glycyl radical enzyme family protein — MMTYKFTLENSFLDKYKNVKPPFGFNGLGELVYMRTYSRLKEDGTNEVWWETVKRVVEGTYTIQKNHILKYQLGWDDNKAQLSAQEMFARMFNMKFLPPGRGLWAMGSELTTKRNLFAALNNCSFVSTETMAEDPTKPFEFLMDMSMLGVGVGFDTKGAGTVTIYQPNNEDKVTYVIPDSREGWVNSTGMLLDSFFHAGRVNVEFDYSKIREAGLPIKGFGGMSSGPGPLMKLHDQIRTMFTGRPEAATITVTDIVDIMNMIGCCVVAGNVRRSAEIVFGDPNDDEYLKLKDYRWNPESQQMEGSSAHRSEYGWSSNNSVFSTVGMDYSKVAGQTAVNGEPGYIWLDNMRKFGRMGDAPDNKDNRSMGTNPCAEQTLESYELCCLVETFPTRATSKEDYLRTLKFAYLYAKTVTLTNTHWPETNRVLLRNRRIGTSMSGIAQFVEKHGIDTFREWCDEGYNTIQNWDTIYAEWLCVTPSVKTTSVKPSGTVSLLPGVTPGMHYPESNHYIRRIRLSKKSPLIEKCIAANYHVEPSVSESDTMVVSIPVEIPGVRTVNQVGIWEQVHLAAFLQRYWADNQVSVTVTFKKDEANQIEPILNYFQYHLKSISFLPKLELGNTVYPQMPYEEISKDKYDELAKHIKPLNFDEMGQGQDVEAEKFCDGDHCQL; from the coding sequence ATGATGACATATAAATTCACCCTCGAAAACAGTTTTCTTGATAAATACAAGAACGTAAAACCTCCATTTGGCTTCAATGGTCTTGGAGAGTTAGTGTACATGCGTACGTACTCTCGTCTTAAAGAAGATGGTACGAACGAAGTATGGTGGGAAACTGTAAAAAGAGTTGTTGAAGGAACTTACACTATTCAAAAAAATCACATCTTAAAGTACCAATTAGGATGGGATGACAATAAAGCACAACTTTCTGCTCAAGAGATGTTCGCCCGCATGTTTAACATGAAATTCTTACCTCCAGGTCGTGGTCTTTGGGCAATGGGTTCTGAACTAACTACAAAGCGTAACCTTTTTGCTGCATTGAACAACTGTTCTTTTGTAAGTACAGAGACAATGGCTGAAGATCCTACTAAACCATTCGAATTTCTTATGGATATGTCGATGCTGGGAGTAGGTGTTGGTTTTGATACAAAGGGTGCTGGTACGGTAACTATTTACCAACCAAACAATGAAGATAAAGTTACCTATGTTATACCTGACTCAAGAGAAGGTTGGGTAAACAGTACAGGAATGTTATTGGATTCATTCTTCCACGCTGGAAGAGTAAATGTAGAATTCGATTATTCTAAGATTCGTGAAGCAGGTCTTCCTATTAAAGGATTCGGTGGTATGTCATCTGGACCTGGACCTTTAATGAAACTTCATGATCAGATCAGAACAATGTTTACGGGTAGACCGGAAGCAGCTACAATTACAGTAACTGATATTGTTGACATCATGAACATGATCGGTTGTTGTGTAGTTGCAGGTAACGTAAGACGTTCTGCAGAGATTGTATTCGGTGATCCTAACGATGACGAATACTTAAAATTAAAAGACTACCGTTGGAATCCTGAGTCTCAACAGATGGAAGGATCTTCAGCACACCGTTCTGAGTACGGATGGTCTTCTAATAACTCAGTATTCTCTACTGTAGGTATGGATTACAGTAAAGTAGCAGGACAAACTGCTGTGAATGGTGAGCCTGGCTACATTTGGTTAGATAACATGAGAAAGTTTGGACGTATGGGTGACGCTCCAGACAATAAAGATAATCGCTCAATGGGTACTAACCCATGTGCTGAGCAAACACTAGAATCTTATGAGTTGTGCTGTTTAGTAGAGACTTTCCCTACAAGAGCAACTTCTAAAGAAGATTACTTAAGAACATTGAAGTTTGCTTACTTATACGCTAAAACAGTAACGCTTACAAATACACACTGGCCTGAAACCAACCGTGTATTATTAAGAAACAGACGTATTGGTACTTCTATGTCAGGTATAGCTCAGTTTGTTGAGAAACACGGTATAGATACATTCAGAGAGTGGTGTGACGAAGGATACAACACTATCCAAAACTGGGATACTATCTATGCTGAGTGGTTGTGTGTTACTCCTTCTGTAAAAACAACTTCGGTAAAACCTTCTGGAACAGTATCATTACTACCAGGTGTTACTCCAGGTATGCACTACCCAGAAAGCAACCACTACATTAGACGTATTCGTTTATCGAAAAAATCTCCTCTAATTGAGAAGTGTATCGCGGCGAATTATCACGTAGAGCCTTCAGTATCTGAATCAGATACTATGGTAGTATCCATTCCAGTTGAAATCCCAGGTGTTAGAACAGTCAATCAAGTGGGAATTTGGGAACAAGTTCACTTGGCTGCTTTCCTTCAACGTTATTGGGCTGACAACCAAGTATCAGTTACTGTAACATTCAAGAAAGACGAGGCCAACCAAATTGAGCCTATCTTGAACTACTTCCAGTATCACTTGAAGTCGATCAGTTTCTTACCAAAATTAGAATTAGGTAATACAGTCTATCCTCAAATGCCTTACGAAGAGATTTCTAAGGACAAGTATGATGAGTTAGCAAAACATATCAAGCCTTTGAACTTCGATGAGATGGGTCAAGGTCAAGATGTAGAGGCAGAGAAATTCTGTGATGGCGACCACTGTCAGCTATAA
- a CDS encoding VanZ family protein: MNKNGIGKDILWLLPSVLWFLVTIKLLLTVQPVDPDSFFSKIPHFDKVAHFGIFGIFTACLMFSFCGGRFFNNQKGKIVRTVLIIVCSWGALTEILQGLMLDAREGDVLDFFADALGGFLGVYCYGILHQIVPIVPIYNIKNKELETDQI, encoded by the coding sequence ATGAACAAGAACGGAATAGGAAAAGATATACTGTGGTTACTTCCATCAGTTTTGTGGTTTTTAGTGACAATTAAGTTGTTATTAACAGTACAGCCTGTAGATCCTGACAGTTTTTTCTCTAAAATACCACATTTCGATAAAGTAGCACATTTTGGAATTTTTGGAATATTTACTGCTTGTTTGATGTTTTCTTTTTGTGGTGGTCGATTTTTTAATAATCAAAAAGGAAAAATAGTGAGAACAGTACTCATTATTGTTTGTTCTTGGGGAGCATTGACAGAAATATTACAAGGTTTGATGCTTGATGCAAGGGAAGGTGATGTACTAGACTTTTTTGCTGATGCACTCGGTGGATTTCTGGGTGTCTATTGTTATGGTATTTTACATCAGATAGTCCCTATTGTACCTATTTATAATATAAAAAATAAAGAGTTGGAAACTGATCAGATTTAA
- a CDS encoding peptidylprolyl isomerase, producing the protein MRYTSLYITILLSISVFFNAQAQKKKKLKGKDEIAIVSTDFGEIVFLLSDKTPEHKENFIKLAKEGFYDGTIFHRVLKGFMIQGGDPNTRTDGDSTRIGIGSPGYTLNSEFTDELKFDYGTIGMARQSDEINPSKSSSGSQFFIIVSRDGAYHLDSDYTVFGRVIKGMEVAEKIADLEINSDAIPLKRHEINIKVVKLKKKDIVKTYELDNF; encoded by the coding sequence ATGCGATATACCTCATTATATATAACCATATTGTTATCTATCAGTGTATTTTTTAATGCACAGGCTCAAAAAAAGAAAAAATTAAAAGGTAAAGATGAAATAGCGATTGTTTCTACCGATTTTGGAGAGATTGTTTTTTTACTTTCAGATAAAACACCAGAACATAAAGAGAACTTTATCAAACTGGCCAAAGAAGGCTTTTATGATGGGACGATATTTCACAGGGTGCTAAAAGGATTTATGATTCAAGGAGGCGACCCTAATACACGCACCGATGGAGACTCTACAAGAATTGGTATTGGATCTCCTGGCTATACTTTAAATAGTGAATTTACGGATGAACTAAAGTTCGATTATGGTACAATTGGCATGGCTCGCCAAAGTGATGAGATTAACCCAAGTAAATCATCAAGTGGATCACAGTTTTTTATTATTGTATCTAGAGATGGAGCATATCATTTAGATAGTGACTATACCGTCTTTGGTCGAGTGATAAAAGGGATGGAAGTCGCTGAAAAAATCGCCGATTTGGAAATAAATTCAGATGCAATTCCTCTCAAAAGACATGAAATAAATATAAAAGTTGTTAAACTTAAGAAGAAGGATATTGTAAAAACGTACGAATTAGATAATTTTT